A window of Reinekea marina contains these coding sequences:
- the minD gene encoding septum site-determining protein MinD: MAKIIVVTSGKGGVGKTTTSAAISMGLALKGHKTAVLDFDIGLRNLDIVMNCERRVVYDFVNVIQGDATLKQALIKDKRCENLFILPASQTRDKDALTKEGVKKVLDTLSESFEYIICDSPAGIEHGAQMAMHYADTAIVVTNPEVSSVRDSDRILGILQSKSSRAEQNLDPVKEHLLVTRFDPERVERGEMLNIADIEEILAVKLLGVIPESQAVLNASNKGVPVILDDKSDAGQAYEDTVARLLGEDRPHRFLEAQRKGFLKRVFGG, from the coding sequence TTGGCTAAAATAATTGTGGTCACCTCAGGTAAAGGCGGTGTTGGCAAAACAACCACCAGTGCAGCTATCAGTATGGGCTTAGCTCTCAAGGGTCATAAAACCGCTGTTTTAGATTTCGACATCGGGTTAAGAAACTTAGATATCGTGATGAACTGCGAACGCCGTGTGGTATATGATTTTGTCAATGTGATTCAAGGCGACGCAACTCTTAAGCAGGCCCTTATTAAAGATAAACGTTGTGAGAACTTATTCATTTTACCAGCCTCTCAAACTCGCGATAAAGACGCGCTCACTAAAGAAGGCGTTAAAAAAGTACTCGATACCTTAAGTGAGAGTTTTGAATACATCATTTGTGACTCTCCTGCTGGTATTGAACACGGCGCGCAAATGGCGATGCACTATGCCGACACTGCGATCGTGGTGACAAACCCAGAAGTATCATCGGTAAGAGACAGTGACCGTATTTTAGGTATCTTGCAATCGAAGAGCTCAAGAGCTGAACAAAACTTAGACCCTGTTAAAGAACATCTTTTAGTGACTCGGTTCGACCCTGAACGTGTTGAACGTGGCGAAATGCTCAATATTGCCGATATAGAGGAAATTTTAGCCGTTAAACTGCTCGGCGTTATCCCAGAAAGCCAAGCGGTGCTCAATGCTTCGAACAAAGGCGTTCCTGTTATCTTAGATGACAAGAGTGATGCCGGACAAGCCTATGAAGACACCGTAGCAAGATTACTGGGTGAAGATCGACCTCATCGCTTCTTAGAAGCGCAACGTAAAGGGTTTTTAAAGCGAGTATTTGGAGGCTAA